One Candidatus Babeliales bacterium DNA window includes the following coding sequences:
- a CDS encoding peptidyl-prolyl cis-trans isomerase, whose translation MKNTTIKSVILALTVVVLPGCSVVDTIKEKLTGSKEESKPKAMRSLVKEAAKDGGKVLCSINGTPVITEKDFNQSIQQMLQANPYFRGAGAESLPASIKKKFFDELVKQKVIITNAQESGLQKDPKFIEAYEDMKKLVKDSLTVQFFEKEVFEGINASDNDAQKYFNENKEQFVKVAGGVLVSGARFENEADANAFKEQAKGKSEDEFNTLAKANSKAKLKSFGRVNKAEEKGFGASSVPGPIKDTAFALMDLPAVEKVKVAKEFWVIHVSDKEETTYFALDEIKPQILNILKNNQFREKLDEKLKAIKANMNISSDEEFFKDSQKSDLEALAEQFKKAAQASGATEKPADKKSAATAV comes from the coding sequence ATGAAAAACACAACAATCAAATCGGTCATTCTTGCCCTTACTGTAGTTGTTTTGCCAGGATGCTCTGTTGTTGATACTATCAAAGAAAAGCTCACCGGATCCAAAGAAGAATCAAAACCAAAAGCCATGCGGTCCTTAGTTAAAGAAGCTGCTAAAGACGGCGGCAAAGTCTTGTGCAGCATCAACGGCACTCCAGTCATCACCGAAAAAGATTTCAATCAAAGCATTCAGCAAATGCTGCAAGCAAACCCATACTTTCGTGGCGCTGGTGCTGAATCACTACCTGCTTCAATTAAGAAAAAGTTCTTTGACGAACTGGTTAAACAAAAGGTCATTATTACTAATGCTCAAGAATCTGGCTTGCAAAAAGATCCTAAATTTATTGAAGCCTATGAAGATATGAAAAAGCTTGTTAAAGATTCATTAACAGTACAATTCTTTGAAAAAGAAGTATTTGAAGGCATTAACGCTTCAGACAATGACGCACAAAAATATTTCAACGAAAACAAAGAACAATTTGTTAAGGTAGCCGGCGGCGTTCTTGTCTCTGGGGCTCGTTTTGAAAACGAAGCTGACGCAAATGCTTTCAAAGAACAAGCAAAAGGCAAATCTGAAGATGAATTTAACACATTGGCAAAAGCAAATAGCAAAGCAAAACTAAAAAGCTTTGGCCGCGTTAACAAAGCTGAAGAAAAAGGCTTTGGCGCTTCCAGCGTTCCTGGCCCAATTAAAGATACTGCGTTTGCTTTGATGGATCTTCCTGCCGTTGAAAAAGTAAAAGTTGCTAAAGAATTTTGGGTTATCCACGTTTCAGATAAAGAAGAAACAACATATTTTGCACTTGATGAAATTAAGCCACAAATTTTGAATATCCTGAAAAATAATCAGTTCAGAGAAAAACTTGATGAAAAACTTAAAGCAATCAAAGCAAATATGAATATTTCTAGCGACGAAGAATTCTTCAAAGATTCACAAAAATCTGACCTTGAAGCATTGGCAGAGCAATTTAAAAAGGCAGCACAAGCAAGTGGCGCAACCGAAAAACCAGCTGATAAAAAATCAGCAGCCACGGCTGTATAA